In a genomic window of Styela clava chromosome 7, kaStyClav1.hap1.2, whole genome shotgun sequence:
- the LOC120328112 gene encoding uncharacterized protein LOC120328112 — translation MATSMRCKVAAYHKSSQVQDIVLKSSRANGNETLARQLCSKSTQEKCTKRTIGEDFELNTYVYEFLVTLRVFKPVCGNRWNHHQLKSTNFSFMLIIFCSLLCVASAHSFGKDECDPNDPSSCSFGATCQKEHVRGHRGRAFYRCKCPQINCYSAGLYDPVCGDDGIFQKPYFNVLCIMLQECEMQQSIRQVCSGICGTPSCKKISPESMHHGPCPRKDANLCLNGGLCVHHKILDRSSCRCPAEYTGDRCESKIPPPPDPTKDEDKVTCDSTSTNFLTIFAIVLLGFVLLFIIVCMCCRNRQDDKEEDPFWPSSRLELDETTPLRENTRSDYLFPEKSNETTESTTE, via the exons ATGGCTACATCTATGCGTTGCAAGGTTGCAGCATATCATAAGTCATCGCAAGTACAAGATATTGTTTTGAAATCATCGCGTGCCAATGGAAATGAAACGTTAGCAAGACAATTATGCAGCAAGTCTACACAGGAAAAGTGCACAAAAAGAACAATTGGCGAGGATTTTGAACTAAATACATATGTTTATGAGTTCCTTGTCACACTTCGAGTTTTCAAGCCCGTATGCGGAAATAGATGGAACCATCATCAATTGAAATCAACAAACTTTAGTTTTATGCTCATCATATTTTGTTCCTTGTTATGTGTTGCTTCGGCTCACAGCTTTGGAAAGGATGAATGTGATCCAAATGATCCATCTTCATGCAGTTTTGGAGCAACATGCCAAAAAGAACATGTGCGGGGTCACAGAGGAAGAGCTTTTTATCGATGCAAATGTCCTCAGATAAACTGTTACAGTGCAGGATTGTACGATCCCGTTTGTGGAGATGACGGAAT ATTTCAAAAACCATATTTCAATGTACTGTGCATAATGCTTCAAGAATGTGAAATGCAACAATCGATTCGGCAAGTCTGTTCTGGAATATGTGGGACACCGTCTTGTAAAA AAATTTCACCAGAATCCATGCACCACGGTCCATGTCCTCGCAAAGACGCAAATCTCTGCCTCAACGGAGGGTTATGTGTTCATCACAAGATTTTAGATCGGTCTTCTTGCAG ATGCCCAGCAGAATATACTGGTGACAGATGTGAGTCAAAAATACCGCCGCCGCCCGATCCTACAAAAGATGAG gATAAAGTAACATGTGATTCGACATCGACAAATTTTTTAACGATTTTCGCAATCGTATTGTTGGGATTCGTACTGCTTTTCATCATCGTCTGCATGTGTTGTAG AAATCGCCAAGATGATAAAGAAGAAGACCCTTTTTGGCCTAGTTCTAGACTGGAGTTGGACGAAACAACACCATTACGAGAAAATACAAGATCAGATTATTTATTTCCCGAAAAAAGTAACGAAACAACAGAATCAACAACTGAATGA
- the LOC144425149 gene encoding uncharacterized protein LOC144425149 — protein MSEDNKVGLTAVSLKLPIFWTKNPAVWFHQVEAQFAVRNITTDETKYHYVVAALDENTAASILNVLNNPPETTKYQDLKEKLTTKCSLTDPERAACLCSMPGLGDGTATELVGNMLALYPVVCTAVSSSDKDEADFNKEVSSANIDE, from the exons ATGAGTGAAGACAACAAAGTAGGCCTAACAGCGGTATCATTAAAGCTGCCGATTTTCTGGACTAAAAATCCTGCCGTTTGGTTCCACCAAGTCGAAGCGCAGTTCGCTGTTCGAAATATCACAACAGATGAAACAAAATACCACTACGTGGTTGCCGCTCTGGATGAAAATACCGCTGCCAGCATTCTTAATGTTCTCAATAACCCGCCGGAAACGACCAAGTACCAAGATCTCAAAGAGAAGCTCACTACTAAATGTTCGCTAACGGATCCTGAACGAGCTGCGTGCCTTTGTTCAATGCCTGGACTAGGGGATGGAACGGCAACGGAACTTGTGGGCAACATGCTTGCATTGTATCCAGTAG TATGCACTGCAGTCTCAAGTTCGGACAAAGATGAGGCGGATTTCAACAAAGAAGTATCATCAGCAAATATTGATGAATAA
- the LOC120328267 gene encoding uncharacterized protein LOC120328267 → MPGRVQGAGSQQQSGNCYKCGLPGHIARECTSTEAGDDRGGYRSEYRGRGGYRGRGRGRGRYGGGSSYQSTKCYRCGMAGHFARDCTNESVPGSGPRRGGRPSNDHCYRCGDPGHRARDCTTEEDICYNCRKPGHVSRDCTEEKECFRCKKLGHSSRDCPEENVPYEREKTCFNCGKPGHLKFACPSMVCYRCNKEGHFARDCDQEEDQYAEQDQAPYESDPKDGEDEEEAD, encoded by the exons ATGCCAGGAAGAGTACAAGGTGCTGGATCGCAACAACAGTCAGGCAACTGTTACAAATGTGGTCTACCTGGTCATATTGCCCGAGAATGTACTTCTACTGAAGCAGGAGATGATAGAGGAGGATATCGGAGTGAATATCGTGGACGTGGAGGATATCGTGGAAGAGGGAGAGGACGTGGTAGATATGGCGGTGGTTCGTCATACCAATCAA cCAAATGCTACCGTTGTGGAATGGCAGGCCACTTTGCTCGTGACTGCACAA ATGAGAGTGTACCAGGAAGCGGTCCACGTCGTGGTGGAAGACCATCGAATGACCATTGTTATCGCTGTGGTGACCCTGGCCATAGGGCTCGTGATTGCACAACTGAGGAGGACA TTTGCTACAATTGCCGCAAGCCAGGACATGTTTCTCGTGACTGCACTGAGGAAAAGGAATGTTTCCGTTGCAAGAAGCTTGGCCATTCTTCCCGCGATTGCCCAGAAGAAAACGTTCCTTATGAACGTGAAAAGACTTGTTTCAACTGTGGAAAACCAGGGCATCTGAAATTTGCATGCCCATCTATGGTGTGCTACAG GTGTAATAAGGAGGGCCACTTTGCTCGTGATTGTGATCAGGAAGAGGATCAATATGCGGAACAAGATCAAGCTCCGTACGAATCTGATCCCAAGGATGGAGAAGATGAAGAAGAAGCTGACTAA